A portion of the Papilio machaon chromosome Z, ilPapMach1.1, whole genome shotgun sequence genome contains these proteins:
- the LOC106717217 gene encoding uncharacterized protein LOC106717217 isoform X1, whose product MAHTTIFLSILLLSFFANTVTPNQICKIVLPHKLRYLENMLNAEVIAKAAKLRQRMEANPNIQDSEKNWPILLAKFQTDEKYKKLAPYSYNNIYGRRIPNL is encoded by the exons ATGGCACACACAACAATCTTCCTTTCAATTTTACTTCTCAGCTTTTTTGCAAATACT GTAACCCCTAATCAG atATGCAAAATTGTCCTGCCTCATAAATTAAGGTACCTTGAAAACATGTTAAACGCAGAAGTCATAGCTAAAGCCGCCAAACTTCGGCAAAGAATGGAAGCGAATCCGAACATTCAAGACAGTGAGAAAAATTGGCCGATATTACTAGCTAAGTTTCAAACAGATGAAAAGTATAAGAAACTAGCACCTTATTCGTACAATAATATCTACGGAAGGCGAATTCCAAACTTGTAA
- the LOC106717217 gene encoding uncharacterized protein LOC106717217 isoform X2 gives MAHTTIFLSILLLSFFANTICKIVLPHKLRYLENMLNAEVIAKAAKLRQRMEANPNIQDSEKNWPILLAKFQTDEKYKKLAPYSYNNIYGRRIPNL, from the exons ATGGCACACACAACAATCTTCCTTTCAATTTTACTTCTCAGCTTTTTTGCAAATACT atATGCAAAATTGTCCTGCCTCATAAATTAAGGTACCTTGAAAACATGTTAAACGCAGAAGTCATAGCTAAAGCCGCCAAACTTCGGCAAAGAATGGAAGCGAATCCGAACATTCAAGACAGTGAGAAAAATTGGCCGATATTACTAGCTAAGTTTCAAACAGATGAAAAGTATAAGAAACTAGCACCTTATTCGTACAATAATATCTACGGAAGGCGAATTCCAAACTTGTAA